CTTGTCCGCAACCTTGCGATCGAGCACGATTTCCGAATTGCCGGTACCCTTGAACTCTTCGAAGATGACCTCGTCCATCTTGGAGCCGGTGTCGATCAGGGCGGTGGCGATGATCGAGAGCGAGCCGCCTTCCTCGATATTGCGCGCGGCGCCGAAGAAGCGCTTGGGGCGCTGCAGCGCGTTGGCGTCGACGCCGCCGGTCAGGACCTTGCCCGAGCTCGGCACGACGGTGTTGTAGGCGCGGCCGAGGCGCGTGATCGAGTCCAGGAGGATGACGACATCCTTCTTGTGCTCAACGAGGCGCTTGGCCTTTTCGATCACCATCTCGGCGACTTGGACGTGGCGCTGCGCGGGTTCGTCGAATGTCGAGGAGATGACCTCGCCCTGGACCGAGCGCTGCATGTCGGTGACTTCCTCAGGCCGCTCGTCGATCAGCAGTACGATCAGGAAGACCTCGGGATGGTTCTCGGTGATCGCCTTGGCGATATTCTGCAGCAGCACCGTCTTGCCGACGCGCGGCGGCGCGACGATCAGGGCGCGCTGGCCCTTGCCCTGCGGGCTGACGATATCGATGACCCGGGCGGACTTGTCCTTCTGGGTCGGATCGAGCGTGTCGAGCCGCAATTTCTCGTCGGGATAGAGCGGGGTGAGGTTGTCGAAATTGACGCGATGGCGGACCGCATCGGGATCGTCGAAATTGACCGAGACCAGGCGGGTCAGCGCGAAATAGCGCTCGCCGTCCTTGGGACCGCGGATCTCGCCCTCGATCGTGTCGCCGGTGCGCAGGCCGAATTTCCGGACCTGGTTGGGCGCGACATAGATGTCGTCGGGGCCGGCGAGATAATTCGCCTCGGGGCTGCGGAGGAAACCGAACCCGTCGGGCAGGACCTCGATCGTCCCCATGCCCATGATCTCCTGGCCGTTTTCGGCCTGGACCTTGAGGATGGAGAACATCAGTTCCTGCTTGCGGAGCGTGGATGCGCCCTCGATGCCAAGCTCTTCGGCCATGGCCACCAGATCGGCGGGGGTCTTCTGCTTCAAATCTTTGAGATGCATGAGGATTCTCGGGAAAGCGGGATACGGTCGTCCGAAGCGCTGAGAGATCAGAATGCGGCTGGATGCCCGCAAAGGACTGCGAGCTAACGACTTGAGGGTGCGTTAGGCTCCGCCCTGATTCAAGTCAATATGTACTAAAAGGGGCGAACGATCACCAGGATGACGATGATGGCCGTGGCAATGCCGGGCACTTCGTTCATGATGCGCAGCGCCTTGCCGCTCACAGGCCGCTCACCGCGGGCGAGCTTCTTGCCATAAGCAACCATCCAGCCGTGATAGCCGGACAGAGCGATGACGAGCGCGAACTTGGCGTGGAACCAGCCCTGCGACCAGGCGCCGGTCATGAAGGCGAGGGTCAGGCCGAACACCCACACCATCGCCATGGCTGGCGTGATGATGATATTGCGGAGCTTCTTCTCGCGGTCGATCCAGCGCTTCTCCTCGACCGATCCGGGCGTCGCCTCCTGATGGTAGACGTAGTAGCGGGGCAGCATGAACAGGCCCGCGATCCAGAAGATCACGAAGATGACGTGCGCAGCCTTAATCCAGGCGTAGGTCAATTGAAGAGCCGTTTCGAAATCATAGCCGGTCACTGGCGCACCAGTTGGAGGAGTTGCTCGACATGAGCGATCGGCGTGTCCGGCAAGATGCCATGCCCCAAGTTGAAGATATGCGGCCTATCTTCGAGCGCTGATATGATACGGGCAACCGCCTTTTCAAGCGCGTCGCCGCCGGCGATCAGCGCGAGCGGATCGAGATTGCCCTGGACGGGGAGACCAGCGGGCAGGGCGGAATGGGCCCAGGCCGGATCCACCGTTTCGTCGAGGCCGAGCGCGTCGACCCCGGTTTCGCGCGCATAAGCGGGGAGCTTGCCGCCCGCGCCCTTGGGAAAGCCGATCACAGGAATATCGGGATGGCGCGCCTTGAAGGCGGCGATGATCCGCGCGTTGGGCGCGATCACCCATTGTTCGAACTGGGCCGGCGCCAGGCTGCCCGCCCAGCTGTCGAACAATTGCACGGCCTCGACCCCGGCTTCGACCTGGCCTGACAGATAGTCGACGGTCATGTCCGCGACGGCGTCGATGATTTCCTGGAACGCCGTCGGATCACGATAGGCGTAGCGCCGGGCGTCGGCCTGCTCCTTGCTGCCCTTGCCCGCGATCATATAGGTCGCGACCGTCCACGGGCTGCCTGCAAAGCCCAGGAAGGTGGTTTCAGGCGGCAATGCTCGCTTCACCTTATCCACGGTCCGGTAAACCGCCTCCAGACGCTCTGGCACGGCCTCAAGCGAGGCGAAGGCAGCATCGACGAGCGGCGGCGACAGTCGCGGCCCCTCGCCAGCCTCGAAGCGTAGATCCTGGCCGAGCGCATAAGGCACGATCAGGATGTCGGAGAAGAGGATGGCCCCATCGAAGCCGAACCGGCGGATCGGCTGGAGCGTGACCTCGGCTGCCGCGTCGGTATCGTAAACCAGCTCGAGGAAGCCGCCCCTGTCGGCCCTCAACGCGCGGTACTCGGGCAGGTAGCGGCCGGCCTGGCGCATCAGCCATATCGGCATTTTTCCCGGATTTCCGCCGTTCAGCACGGTGAGCAGGGGCTTATTCGATCCGGACATAAGGGGCGCGGGCTCCGCCTCTCTTATCTAAAGAGTCTTATTAGAAGAGAGTCTGATGAAGGTTGTAGGGCGTCGGATCAGGGGGTTTATTGAATCGCACCGTTTTTGCAAACAGCTTGACTCGGGAGGCCCCCACGGGCCGCTGCAGATTCGCCGGAACGATCCCCGCTATCCACAATCTGGGGATGGAACTTATCCGGTGTTCGGCGAACTGTGGATGGAATCCGGACAACGGGGGCGAATCGATTTCTTGAAAGCGCCCCGAAGCTTCCGCTAGCGCTTTCCCCAGGCTTTTCCACAGGCGGATTCTTGATGGGTCAGTTCCACCTCCACCTCCTCTCGGATTCCACGGGCGAGACGCTGGAAGTCGTTGCAAAGGCGTGCCTGGCCCAGTTTGACGGGGTCGAGGCGCTGCGCCATTTCTGGCCGATGATCCGGTCGGAAGGGCATCTCGATCGCGTGCTCGACGATATCGAGCGTCGGCCTGGGCTCGTCCTCTACACGCTGGTGAACAGCAATATCCGCCGCGAGCTCGAGCAGAAATGCCGCCGCCGCGGCATCCATGCGGTGTCGGCGCTCGATCCGGTGATCGACGCTTTGTCCGCCGTGCTCGGCCAGGAGGCCAAGGCGCGGCCAGGACGCCAGCATGCGCTCGACGCGGCTTATTTCGCGCGCGTCGACGCGATCCAGTTTTCGATCGCGCATGACGACGGCGTCAACGCGCAGAATTGGGAGGAGGCCGACATCGTCCTCGCGGGCGTGTCCCGCACTTCGAAGACGCCGACCTCCATCTATCTCGCCAATCGCGGCTACAAGGTCGCCAATATCCCGCTTGTCCCGGAATCGCCGCCGCCGCCATCGCTTTTCTCGCTCAAGCATCCGCTGGTCGTGGGTCTGACCACCGGCTCGGACCGGCTGATCCAGATCCGCCGCAATCGCCTGCTCGCGCTCAACCAGGCGCCGGAAACCGATTATGTGGATGCCGATGCAGTGGCCGCCGAGCTCGCCTTCGCACGGCGCCTATTTGCGGATAACGGTTGGCCTGTCATCGATGTAACTCGCCGCTCGATTGAAGAAACGGCGTTTGCGATCGTTAAATTGTGCAACGAACGAATGGACGGGTCTGAATGAAACTTCTCCTCGCATCGATGAGCACTACTCGCCGCGGCATGCTGGAGGCGACCGGCGTCGCCTTCGATGCTGTGCCGGCGATGATCGACGAGGACGCGCGCAAGGCGGAGCTGCAGCATGACGGCCTCGCCGCCCATGTCGTCGCCAAGACGCTGGCCGAGATGAAGGCGCTGAGCGTGCTCGACGCGGTCGGCACCCTGATCATCGGCTGCGACCAGACGCTGGAATATGGCGACGGCGAGACGTTCGATAAGCCGAAGACGCGCGACGAGGCGTTCGACCAGTTGAAGACGCTCAGCGGCCGCAGCCATTTTCTCCATTCCGCCGTCGCTGTGGCCGAGAACAAGAAGATCGTGTGGCGCCATTCGGATACCGTGCGCCTGACGATGCGCACGCTCAGCGACGAGTTCATCGATTCCTATCTCGACGTGGAATATGAGGACGTCCGCAACAGCGTCGGCGGCTATCATATCGAGGGGCGGGGCGCGCAATTGTTCGATTGGGTCGAGGGCAGCCATTTCGCCATCCAGGGCCTGCCGCTGCTGCCTTTGCTCAAATATCTCCGCGAGCGCAGCATCTTGATGGCATGATCACGCTCGGCCTCACAGGCTCGATCGGCATGGGCAAATCCACGGTCGCCGCGATGTTCGCCGAAGCGGGCGTGCCCGTGTTCGACGCCGACGCTGCGGTTCACCGGCTGCAGGGACCCGAGGGAGCCCTGGTGGCCGCCATCGAATCCGATTTTCCCGGCACCACTGGCCCGGCCGGAGTCGACCGGACCAGCCTCGCCGAGGCAGTGCTCGGCCAGCCCGAGGCGCTGCAGCGGCTGGAGGCCCTGGTCCATCCCGCCGTCGCCGCAGAGCGCGAGCATTTCCTCGCCGCACATCGCGCGGATCCGCTGGTCGTGCTCGATATCCCGCTGCTGTTCGAAAAAGGCGGCTGGTCGCATGTCGACAGGATCGCGGTCGTCTCTGCGCCCGCCGAAATCCAGCGGGCGCGCGTCCTGACTCGGCCCGGCATGACCGAGGACCGGTTCGAACAGATATTGGCGCTGCAGATGCCGGATTCGGAGAAACGCGCGCGCGCCGATTTCGTGATTCCGACAGGGGGTTCGTTGGACGAGACGAAAGCGGCGGTCCGAGCACTGATCGCTGGACTGAAAGGACGTCCGGATTCATAAGGGTCCGATGCGGGAAATCATCTTCGACACCGAGACCACGGGGCTCAATCCGCTCACTGGCGACCGGATGGTCGAGATCGGCTGCGTCGAATTGATCAACCGGGTCGAAACCGGCCGGACTTTCCACGCTTATTTCAATCCCAAGCGGTCGATGCCGGCGGAGGCGCAGGCGGTGCACGGACTGTCCGACGCCTTCCTGGCCGACAAGCCGTGCTTCGACGAATTGTGCGAGGATCTGCTCGAATTCGTCGGCGACAGCCCGCTGGTCGCACACAATGCCAGCTTCGACTTCGGATTCCTGAACCACGAATTGAGCCAGTGCGGGCGACCACTGGTCTGCATGACCCGGATGGTCGACACGCTGGTGCTGGCGCGGCAGCGTCATCCCGGCGCTAAGCACAGCCTCGACGCCTTGTGCACCCGCTTCGGCGTCGACCGCAGCCTCCGCGTCAAGCATGGCGCGCTGATCGACGCCCAGCTCCTGGCCCAGGTCTATATCGAGCTGACCGGCGGCCGGCAGATCGGCTTCTCGCTGGCCACGACCAAGGTCGAGCAGGACATCGCCGACGCCGCGCGGCTGGCCGACGCCGCCCCGATCGTGCTCAAGGTCCGCCCGCCGCGGCCGCATTTCGCGTCGGAAGAGGAACTTCAGCGACACGCCGCATTTGTAGCCGCATTGGTCGACCCCATATGGCACCGGCTGGACGGGCGCGGTTGACCCCTGACTGTCGCCGCGCCTAAGCCGCGCCCGACAAATAAGTGTGGAGAAGATGATGGAAATCCGGGTCTCTGGTCATCAGGTCGATACCGGCGAAGCGCTTCGGACGCATGTCGAAGAGCGCCTTAACGCGATCGGCGAGAAGTATTTCTCGCGCACGCTTTTCGCCAACGTGACCTTCGGCAAAGGTCCCCACGATTACCAGTTCACCTGCGACATCATCGCCCACGTGCCGCAAGGCGTGATCCTCAAGGGCTCGGGCCGCGCGGCAGAAGCGCACCCCGCGTTCGACCAGGCCGCCGATCGGATCGAGCGCCAGCTGCGCCGCTACACCAAGCGGCTGAAGGATCGCAGCGGCGCGCCGACGGTCGCCGAAGCGCTGGCCGAGATCGCTGCCGATGCCGCCTACACTGTGTTCCAGTCGCACGAGGAGGAGCAGGAGCCGGCCGACAACCCGCCGATCATCGCCGAAACCCGGGTCGACATTCCCGACGCCAGCGTCTCCGACGCGGTGATGATCCTCGATCTGCGCAACACCAACGCCTTGCTCTTCCGCAACAGCGGCACCGGCAAGTTCAACATGGTCTATCGTCGCGGCGACGGCACGATCGGCTGGGTCGAACCGCAGCGCGACTGAGCGCAAGCCGGGGGGCCGAGCTTTTCCTGAATTGGCGCGGGGGCCGTCCGGCCCCCATATCGGTGCATACATGAATGATCTGACTTCGATCCTGGGCGGGGACGCCGTCGACGCTGGGCTGAGCGTCGCGAACAAGAAGGCGCTGTTCCAGCAGCTCGCCGCCGCCGCCTCCCGCCTCACGGGGATCGCGGCGAAGGCCATCGTGGCGGCGCTGAACGAGCGCGAGCGGCTCGGGTCGACCGGCTTCGGCAACGGCATCGCCATTCCCCACGGCAAGCTGCCCGGGCCCGACCGGGTCTTCGGCTATTTCGTGCGGCTCAACGCCCCGATCGATTTCCAGTCGATCGACAATCTCCCGGTCGATCTCGTCTTCCTTTTGCTCTCGCCGATCGATGCCGGGGCCGACCATTTGAAGGCGCTGGCCGGCGTCAGCCGCGCGCTGCGTGACAAGCAGACCCTGGCGAAGCTCCGCGGTGCGCGCTCGAAGGACGCGATCTACGCCTTGCTGGCCGGGGAGGCGGCGCATGCCGCCTGAGGAATCCGGCGCGCTCGCCCATTATCGGGCGCTGGAATCGCTCTACCGCCGGGCCCCGGTCAATCGTCTGTTCCAGAGCGAGCTCGAGATCGTCGACGAGGGCTTTGCGCGGATCCGCTTCGAGGTCGAGGAGAGGGTCTATCACGCCGCCGGCGCCGCCCACGGCACCATCTATTTCAAGATGCTCGACGACGCCGCTTTCTATGCCTGCAACAGCCTCGTCACCGACCGCTTCCTGCTGACCACGGCTTTCAACCTGCTGTTCACGCGCCCGCTGAAGGCCGGACCGGTCGTGGCAGAGGGGCGCTGGGCCAGTGGCAAGCGCCGGGTCTATGTCGCCGACGCGCGCCTGATCGATTCCAGCGGGGAAGAGGCGGCGCGCGGAACCGGCACGTTCATGCGCTCGCACATCCCTCTGTCCGGCCTCGACGGCTACCGCGCCGAATGACGCAGGCCCGTCTCGCGGCGTCGGTGCTGATCACCGGCCTGGCGCGCAAGGCGGAGGCCGAAGGCGGATTTGCCGCGGTCCTGTCGAAGGGCGATGCGACCGCCGGTTCGATCATCGTGGTCCTGGTCGAGCGCGGCGGCGATCCGCGCGTCCTCGAGAGGATTCTGCAAGGCGACGGCCGCTATGCCTGGCGCGAGGCGGTGGCGGGTAACCCCGCCGCCGTCCAGAAGTTCCTCGAAAAGCGGCGCGGATTCGATCCCGACGTCTGGATTTTGGAACTGGACGTCCCATCGTGGGAACGGTTCGCCGCTGAAATGATCGATTTTTGTTGACCCTCTGGCGGCGCGATATCATTACGCGCCCATCACTTTTCGAGCGGGGGGCCGCACAAGACGCCAGGGGTTCGGCGTCGTGGCCACAGCGAGACGGGGGGACGACCCAGGGCGGGTTTTTTCTGAGCGCCTGAAGGTCCGAGAACCGCACAGTCCAGAGACTTGATGCTTCGATACATTCGCGCCACCGGCATTGCCGGGGCAGCTATGACGTTGGCCGCGGGTGCGGCCTACGCCGACACCTCGATGGCTCCCGAAACCGATACGGCCAACGCCGTTCGCTACATTGACCATGCCGCCGCCGATCTGGACGGCGCCACCCTCGCTTCGGCGAGAATGGAGACGCCGGCAATCCGGGCGCAGCAGGTCGACTTTTCCACTTCCGTTCCCGATCACGCCGTCGCCACCGTCGACGAGCCCGTCATCGCCCCCGAGCCCGCGCCAAAGTCGCGCTCGCTGCGCGAACTGGTCGGGGAACATGCGCGTTCTAAGGTCGCCGACGCCGAGCATGAGTGCCTCGCCGAGGCCGTCTATTTCGAATCGAAGGGCGAGCCGCTCGAGGGCCAGCTCGCCGTCGCCGAGGTCGTGATCAACCGCGCCGAATCCGGCCGCTATCCCTCCACCCTCTGCGGCGTCGTCCGCCAGCGCGGCCAGTTCTCGTTCGTGCGCGGCGGCCGCATCCCCGACGCGCCGAGCGGCACCGAGGCGTGGCGCAAGGCCGTGGCGATCGCCCATATCGCCCGCGAGGAACTCGCCGAGAGCAAGGCCGAGAATGCGATGTTCTTCCATGCGACCCGCGTCCGTCCGTCGTGGCGCGGCCTGAAGCGCGTCGCCGCGGTGGGCAACCACATCTTCTACCGCTGATCGCTTAAAGCGCCGGGAAATGGCCCGCTCTCCGGTTGGAGGGCGGGCTTTTTCGTGCCCGTCCCTTTATCCTGTTCCCTTTTCATTCTAGCGTCAGGCGATGGCTTCCCTCCCGAGTCTCGACGGCTGCTTCGCCGATTCGCCGCTCATTGCGCAGGATGTCGCGCGCGGGGTGACGCGGCTGTTCTTCCGCCAAGACCTGTTCGGACTCTGCGAAGTGCCGCTGCCCAACGGCCGGCGTGCGGACTTGATGGCCGTGTGCGGCAAGGGGCTTCTGACGATCGTCGAGATCAAGGTGTCCAAGGCGGACCTGCTCGGCGACCAGAAGTGGCGCGACTATCTCGATTATTGCGACCGATTCTTCTGGGCCGTGCCGGCCGGCTTCGATCTCGCCTTGCTCGAAGGCGAAGCGCAGGGCCCCGACGTGTCGGGGCTGATCGTCGCCGATCGCTACGATGCGGCGGTGGTCCGCGATGCGCCGATGCGCCAGCTCGCCGCGGCCCGGCGCAAGGCGGAGACGTTGCGTTTCGCCCGCCGGGCGGCGCGCCGACTGGTAGGCGGAATCGATCCCGGGCTGGCCGGCCTCGACTAGAGGACGGGGCCGGAGACTGCCTTGGCGGGCTTGGCCGGGGTCTCGAGCAGCTTCACGATGCTGGCCGCGCGCGGATCGCGCTTGGCATAATCGATCGCGGAATAGCCGGTGCTGCTGTCGGCCTTGCGCGGATCGGCGCCGCGCGCCAGAAGCAGCCGCACCATCGGCACGTCGCGATTCAGCACCGCGAGGATCAGCGGCGTCTCGCCGCGCTTGTTGGCAGCGTTGGGCGATGCCTTGCGGGCGAGCAGGAATTCGGCGCCTTCGGCCCAGCCGATCTGCGCCGCCAGCGAAAGCGCGGTGTTGCCCTCGCGATTCTCGCTGTCGACGCGTGCACCCTTGCCGACGAGGAAGCGGAGCCAGGTGAGGTCGCGCTCGCGGGTGACGACGTGGAGGACGGAGTCGCCGCTGGCATGGTCGCGGGTGTTGATGATCGTGGTCGAGGGCTTCGACAGCAGATTGGTGACCTTGTCGCCGTCCCGCTTCTTGACCGCCTCCATCAGGGCGAAACCGTCCGACGTGAGCTGCTGCGCCGCCGCCGGTGCGGCAACCAGGGCCAGCGCGGCGGCCGCGAACAACGCTTTGGATATCCGGATCACGATTTCTACCCCGCCTCAGTACCAGCTTGATTGTCGGCCTGTAGCAAAGCAAGGCTGGCCGCGCCATGAATGAACGCCGCTTTCTCGCTTCGCTCGCCCTCCTCCTGACACTGCTGCTCGGCGCCTGCGGTCCCAAGGCGGAAGAGACGCCGCCGCTGGCCGGAGCGTCGCTCGGGGGGCCGTTCACGCTGACCGACCAGGACGGCAAGCAGGTCTCCGACACGGATTTCGACGGCCGCTACCGACTCGTCTATTTCGGCTTCACTTACTGCCCGGACGTGTGCCCGGTCGATCTCCAGGTGATCGGACAGGGCTTCCGCCAGCTCGAAAAGAGCGACCCGGCGATCGCGGCCAAGGTCCAGCCGATCTTCATCAGCGTCGACCCCGAGCGCGACACGCCGCCGGTGGTGAAGGAGTTCGTGTCGGCCTTCCATCCCCGGCTGGTCGGCCTCACCGGCACGCCCGAGCAGATTGCCGAGGTGGCGAAGCGCTACGGCATTTATTATATCAAGGAGCAGTCGGAAGGCGCGAGCGGCTATCTGGTGAACCATTCGCGTAACACCGTCCTGTTCGGCCCGAAGGGCGAGCCGATCGCGATCGTCCCGCACGACCAGGGGCCGGAGACGGTGGCCGCGGAGCTCAAACGCTGGGTGAAATGAACTTCTGGGAAAAACCGCTCGTACAGCTCACCCGCGAGGAATGGGAAAAGCTGTGCGACGGCTGCGGCAAATGCTGCCTCCACAAGGTGGAGGATGCCGACACCGGCGAGATCTACAACACCAACGTCACCTGCAAGTTGCTCGACAGCCATAGCGGGCTTTGCACCAACTATAAGGGGCGGCGCAGCTTCGTGCCCGATTGCGTCCAGCTCACCTACCAGAAGGCCGGCACGCTGCCCTGGCTGCCCTCGACCTGCGCCTATCGGCTGCGCGCCGAGGGCAAGCCGCTTCCGGGCTGGCATTACCTGATCACCGGCAGTCGCGACACGGTTCACGAGGCCGGCCAGTCGGTCCGCGGCTGGACGGTCCCTGAGGGCGAGGCCGGGCCGCTCGAATATCATCTCTCCGACCGTGAGCTCTGAGCTTCGCTTCGAGGGCGGCTCGGTGAGCGCCGTCCTCACGCTGAAGACTTCGGCGCGGGCCAAGGTGATGCGCCTGCGCGTCGATCCCCGCACCGGTGCCGTGATCCTCACCGTGCCGCGGCGCGTGTCGCAACGGCGGGCGCTGCAATGGGCCGCCGGGCATCGGGACTGGATCGAGAAGACGCTGTCCGCAATCCCGGCGCCGCTCGCGCTCGCCCACGGCAGCGAGATTCCGCTCGGGGGCGTGCCGCATGCGATCGACTGGCGCCCGGATCGCTCGCGCATCGCGCGGGTCGAGGACGGCCGCATTCTGATCGGCGGGCCGGAGGAAACGCTCGTCCCCAGGATGCAGCGCTGGCTGCGGCGCCAGGCGCTGGACGTGCTGACCCGCGAGACCCACGAATATGCCGCCAAGGCCGGAGTGACGGTCAGCCGCGTCGGCGTCGGCGATACCGTGTCGCGCTGGGGAAGCTGCTCCTCGGCTGGGACCATCCGTTACAGCTGGCGCCTCATCCTGGCGCCCGATTGGGTGCGGCGGGCGACGGTGGCGCATGAAGTGGCGCACCGTGTTCACATGGACCACAGCCCGCGCTTCCACGCCTTGGTCGAGCAATTGTTCGGCGCCGATCCGACGCCGGCGCGCTTATGGCTGCGCCGGAACGGGGCGGCGCTCCACCGGATCGCGCGCGCTTAGCTGGCGCGGCGGCGGGGCCTGGCGCGGCGCGGGGGGCGGTGCCCTTTCCCGGCCGACGGCTCGATCCAGCCATTCCTGGTTGAGCTCTTCGCGCCTCGGATCATCGGCCGGTGCCGGGAGCGGCTGCGGCGCGACGTCGATCGGCTGGCCCGGCTGCGGTGCGATCGGATTGCCGTCAGGATCGACCATCATGCCGGGGTCGCCGGGGATGGCGGGGCCGTTCTCGGGCTCGCCGAACCAGGCTTCCTCGTCGGGCTCCATCTCCCAGTCGGGCAGAGCGACCTCGATGTCGAACTTCTCGACCGGGCGCTTGGCCACCGCGCGGACCATATGGTCGCGGAAGGCGCGGGCGGGCGAGGTGCCGCCCTGCAGTCCCGGCAGCGCCTTGGCGTCGTCGCGGCCCATCCACACGCCGGTGGTGAGGCCGCTCGAGAAGCCGATGAACCAGCCGTCCTTGTTCGAATTGGTCGTGCCCGTCTTGCCGGCGACGGGACGCCCAATCTGGGCGGCGCGGCCGGTGCCGGTCAGCACCGCCGCCTGCAGCAGGTCGGTCATCTGCGCGGCGACCCACGGCGCGACGAGGACGCGCGATTGGTCGACCTCGTGCTGGTAGAGGACGCTGCCGTCGGGCGTGGTGACCCTGCGGATGCCATAGGGCACCACCGCCACGCCCTTCTGGCTGACCGAGGCGAAGGCGCGGGTCATGTCGATCAGGCGCACGTCGGACGTCCCCAATACCATCGAGGGCTGGGTGTTGATCTCGGTGGTGATGCCGAAGCGCTGCGCCATGTCGGCAATGGTGCGGAAGCCCACTTCCTGTCCCAGCCGTGCGGAGATCGTGTTGATCGAACGCGCAAAGGCTTCGCGGATCGTCACCGGCCCCGAATGGCTCCGGCTGCTGTTGCGCGGGCTCCAGCCGCCGATCGTGATCGGCTCGTCGACGACTGTGTCGTCGGGCGTGTAGCCGGCCTCCAATGCGGAGAGATAGACGAAAAGCTTGAACGCCGAGCCCGGCTGGCGCGTCGCCTGGGTGGCGCGGTTGTATATCGAGCTTACGTAATCGCGGCCGCCGACCATCGCACGGACCGCGCCGTCGCGGTCGAGCGTGACGAGCGCGCCCTGGGCGCCGCTCGGCGTGTTGGCGTTGATCGCCTGGTCGGCGGACCGCTGCATTGCCGGATCGAGCGTCGTCCAGACGTCGATCGGCTCGACCGATTCATCGATCAGCATGTCGAGCTGGGGCAGGACCCAATCGGTGAAATAGCGGACGCTGTTCTGCTTCGGCGTCGGCACGAATTTGACTTGGGCGGGCTCGGCGGAGGCAGCCTCGGCGGGCGTGATGTCGCCCGTCTCGAGCATCAGCT
This portion of the Sphingomonas sp. LY54 genome encodes:
- the rho gene encoding transcription termination factor Rho, which gives rise to MHLKDLKQKTPADLVAMAEELGIEGASTLRKQELMFSILKVQAENGQEIMGMGTIEVLPDGFGFLRSPEANYLAGPDDIYVAPNQVRKFGLRTGDTIEGEIRGPKDGERYFALTRLVSVNFDDPDAVRHRVNFDNLTPLYPDEKLRLDTLDPTQKDKSARVIDIVSPQGKGQRALIVAPPRVGKTVLLQNIAKAITENHPEVFLIVLLIDERPEEVTDMQRSVQGEVISSTFDEPAQRHVQVAEMVIEKAKRLVEHKKDVVILLDSITRLGRAYNTVVPSSGKVLTGGVDANALQRPKRFFGAARNIEEGGSLSIIATALIDTGSKMDEVIFEEFKGTGNSEIVLDRKVADKRIFPALDVGKSGTRKEELLVDPATLSKMWVLRRILMQMGTIDAMQFLLDKMKDAKSNEDFFASMNQ
- a CDS encoding CopD family protein, which translates into the protein MTGYDFETALQLTYAWIKAAHVIFVIFWIAGLFMLPRYYVYHQEATPGSVEEKRWIDREKKLRNIIITPAMAMVWVFGLTLAFMTGAWSQGWFHAKFALVIALSGYHGWMVAYGKKLARGERPVSGKALRIMNEVPGIATAIIVILVIVRPF
- the hemE gene encoding uroporphyrinogen decarboxylase produces the protein MSGSNKPLLTVLNGGNPGKMPIWLMRQAGRYLPEYRALRADRGGFLELVYDTDAAAEVTLQPIRRFGFDGAILFSDILIVPYALGQDLRFEAGEGPRLSPPLVDAAFASLEAVPERLEAVYRTVDKVKRALPPETTFLGFAGSPWTVATYMIAGKGSKEQADARRYAYRDPTAFQEIIDAVADMTVDYLSGQVEAGVEAVQLFDSWAGSLAPAQFEQWVIAPNARIIAAFKARHPDIPVIGFPKGAGGKLPAYARETGVDALGLDETVDPAWAHSALPAGLPVQGNLDPLALIAGGDALEKAVARIISALEDRPHIFNLGHGILPDTPIAHVEQLLQLVRQ
- a CDS encoding pyruvate, water dikinase regulatory protein; the encoded protein is MGQFHLHLLSDSTGETLEVVAKACLAQFDGVEALRHFWPMIRSEGHLDRVLDDIERRPGLVLYTLVNSNIRRELEQKCRRRGIHAVSALDPVIDALSAVLGQEAKARPGRQHALDAAYFARVDAIQFSIAHDDGVNAQNWEEADIVLAGVSRTSKTPTSIYLANRGYKVANIPLVPESPPPPSLFSLKHPLVVGLTTGSDRLIQIRRNRLLALNQAPETDYVDADAVAAELAFARRLFADNGWPVIDVTRRSIEETAFAIVKLCNERMDGSE
- a CDS encoding nucleoside triphosphate pyrophosphatase, producing MSTTRRGMLEATGVAFDAVPAMIDEDARKAELQHDGLAAHVVAKTLAEMKALSVLDAVGTLIIGCDQTLEYGDGETFDKPKTRDEAFDQLKTLSGRSHFLHSAVAVAENKKIVWRHSDTVRLTMRTLSDEFIDSYLDVEYEDVRNSVGGYHIEGRGAQLFDWVEGSHFAIQGLPLLPLLKYLRERSILMA
- the coaE gene encoding dephospho-CoA kinase (Dephospho-CoA kinase (CoaE) performs the final step in coenzyme A biosynthesis.), which gives rise to MITLGLTGSIGMGKSTVAAMFAEAGVPVFDADAAVHRLQGPEGALVAAIESDFPGTTGPAGVDRTSLAEAVLGQPEALQRLEALVHPAVAAEREHFLAAHRADPLVVLDIPLLFEKGGWSHVDRIAVVSAPAEIQRARVLTRPGMTEDRFEQILALQMPDSEKRARADFVIPTGGSLDETKAAVRALIAGLKGRPDS
- the dnaQ gene encoding DNA polymerase III subunit epsilon, coding for MREIIFDTETTGLNPLTGDRMVEIGCVELINRVETGRTFHAYFNPKRSMPAEAQAVHGLSDAFLADKPCFDELCEDLLEFVGDSPLVAHNASFDFGFLNHELSQCGRPLVCMTRMVDTLVLARQRHPGAKHSLDALCTRFGVDRSLRVKHGALIDAQLLAQVYIELTGGRQIGFSLATTKVEQDIADAARLADAAPIVLKVRPPRPHFASEEELQRHAAFVAALVDPIWHRLDGRG
- the hpf gene encoding ribosome hibernation-promoting factor, HPF/YfiA family, encoding MEIRVSGHQVDTGEALRTHVEERLNAIGEKYFSRTLFANVTFGKGPHDYQFTCDIIAHVPQGVILKGSGRAAEAHPAFDQAADRIERQLRRYTKRLKDRSGAPTVAEALAEIAADAAYTVFQSHEEEQEPADNPPIIAETRVDIPDASVSDAVMILDLRNTNALLFRNSGTGKFNMVYRRGDGTIGWVEPQRD
- a CDS encoding PTS sugar transporter subunit IIA codes for the protein MNDLTSILGGDAVDAGLSVANKKALFQQLAAAASRLTGIAAKAIVAALNERERLGSTGFGNGIAIPHGKLPGPDRVFGYFVRLNAPIDFQSIDNLPVDLVFLLLSPIDAGADHLKALAGVSRALRDKQTLAKLRGARSKDAIYALLAGEAAHAA
- a CDS encoding PaaI family thioesterase encodes the protein MPPEESGALAHYRALESLYRRAPVNRLFQSELEIVDEGFARIRFEVEERVYHAAGAAHGTIYFKMLDDAAFYACNSLVTDRFLLTTAFNLLFTRPLKAGPVVAEGRWASGKRRVYVADARLIDSSGEEAARGTGTFMRSHIPLSGLDGYRAE
- a CDS encoding DUF1491 family protein, translating into MTQARLAASVLITGLARKAEAEGGFAAVLSKGDATAGSIIVVLVERGGDPRVLERILQGDGRYAWREAVAGNPAAVQKFLEKRRGFDPDVWILELDVPSWERFAAEMIDFC